The sequence TAATTTTTCTTTTGGATAATCAATGCATTGAGCTGCCAGTATGGTATCTCGAACCACATCGAGACTTTCATTATACGTTGGGATGTAAACATCAACAGTTGGCCATAAACTTGTATCTTCGGGAAGGGGTTCGATAGATCTTTTCAGCGGCCAGATTGTTTGCAAATAGCTAAGTGAGAGGATCACCCAAATATAAAGTTCAGCCGTGTAAAGCAGAATACCCAATATGGTTTCAGTCACTGAACCAAAATGAAGTGTTTCAGTCGTGCGCCAATAGATATATCGAGATGACATTAAGAATGACAATACAGTCATCACGATTGTCGCTTTTCTGTTTTTGCTTAATCCAAGCAAAAAGAACATAGCAATGCTGAATAACCCGAATATATACTGCTTGTTACTGTCCATCGGTGTGACGATAACCAATATAGCTACCGGGAATAACAGTAATAACAGAAGATAAAAATGAATTTTCTTCATATTGAATTCAGCCACTAATTGTATAAATCATGTTTAGGTGTCGAGTAAACATCACCCCCACCGATTTTTATTCCCAAAATAGCGGCAACTTTTTTGCTTATGAGCTCAATATCAAATGCTGCCGCTGATACGGGACTGAAATCAATAATGGAGCGCTGGGAGGCATTGGCCTCCGGGACGCACTCATCCCGGTGAATCATCCCTAACAATTGATCGCCTAAGCGTTGCTCGAAGAATTGCGAGACATCCTGGCTAATTTGGCGACGATTATCACTTTGGTTGACCACGAAATAGGTGCCCAATTTGTTGTCCAGAGGTGCACCAGTGAGCTTACCTTTCTCGACTTGAGGTAATAGTGATAAGGATGCGGTATCTGCCAGCATCACAACCAAATGCATATCGGCAATTCCCTGCATCGTTTTTAATGCCGGACTTGGGCCGGGTGGAAAATCTGCAATGACCACTAATCCGGGGTAATTCAGAACTGAATGTAGCCCGCGCTGTAAAAAATGCGGATCAGAAATTAATTTGTGTTCAAATGCCAGCCGTTTATCTTCGTCAACATCACCATAAGGCAACACAAAGGTATTAGTACCCGCCTTAAGAATAAATTGACTCCAGTCAGATGCATGGTCTGATTCAGAGACATAACCACGTTCATCGGATAACGGCACACCAAAATGTAAACGTAGAGCATTTTGTACATCAAAATCAATTACTAAGACTTTACTGCCACTACGAGCCAGTGAATGTGCCAAATTGGCTGCAAAAGTTGTTTTACCTACACCACCTTTCGGTGAACATATACAAACTAACGGCATAAGGCGATGCTCTCTAACAGAGATTGTAAAGGAATATCTCGTGAGGACTTGGCAAAAATAATCTGGTGCGATTGAGGCCCCTTTGGCGAGAAAATATGTTTAAATTCAGTATTATTACCTGAATCTAACTTATCAAATGATGAGGATAAAATTTGTGTGGTTGGTTTGAGTTCAGCAAGAGGCGATGTGACTGTTGAATGCTCTGAATGTGACTCCGGCGCGGGTGTTGTCGGCGTAGGTGGCGCAGGGAAAAGCGA comes from Yersinia bercovieri ATCC 43970 and encodes:
- the bcsQ gene encoding cellulose biosynthesis protein BcsQ, yielding MPLVCICSPKGGVGKTTFAANLAHSLARSGSKVLVIDFDVQNALRLHFGVPLSDERGYVSESDHASDWSQFILKAGTNTFVLPYGDVDEDKRLAFEHKLISDPHFLQRGLHSVLNYPGLVVIADFPPGPSPALKTMQGIADMHLVVMLADTASLSLLPQVEKGKLTGAPLDNKLGTYFVVNQSDNRRQISQDVSQFFEQRLGDQLLGMIHRDECVPEANASQRSIIDFSPVSAAAFDIELISKKVAAILGIKIGGGDVYSTPKHDLYN